Proteins encoded within one genomic window of Brassica rapa cultivar Chiifu-401-42 chromosome A09, CAAS_Brap_v3.01, whole genome shotgun sequence:
- the LOC103843530 gene encoding calcium-transporting ATPase 4, endoplasmic reticulum-type-like produces the protein MGKGGEDLGINKQTSGSESSNSEPWAKDVRECEDHFGVSVEKGLTTDDVAKRHQIYGLNELEKPEGTSLFKLILEQFNDTLVRILLAAAVISFVLAFVDGDEGGEMGITAFVEPLVIFLILIVNAIVGIWQETNAEKALEALKEIQSQQATVTRDGVKISSLPAKELVPGDVVELRVGDKVPADMRVVRLISSTLRVEQGSLTGESEAVSKTTKPVEENADIQGKKCMVFAGTTVVNGSCVCLVTHTGMSTEIGRVHSQIQEAAQHEEDTPLKKKLNEFGEALTMIIGLICALVWLINVKYFLSWEYVDGWPRNFKFSFEKCTYYFEIAVALAVAAIPEGLPAVITTCLALGTRKMAQKNALVRKLPSVETLGCTTVICSDKTGTLTTNQMAVSKLVAMGSRVGTLRSFNVEGTSFDPRDGKIEDWPVGRMDTNLQMIAKIAAICNDADVEKSENQFVARGMPTEAALKVLVEKMGFPEGANKASSLADGDVLRCCRLWSELEQRIATLEFDRDRKSMGVMVDSSSGTKLLLVKGAVENVLERSTHIQLLDGSTQELDQYSRDLILQSLHDMSMSALRCLGFAYSDVPSDFATYDGSEDHPAHQQLLNPSNYSSIESNLTFVGFVGLRDPPRKEVRQAIADCRTAGIRVMVITGDNKSTAEAICREIGVFEADEDISSRSLTGKEFMDVKDQKNHLRQSGGILFSRAEPKHKQEIVRLLKEDGEVVAMTGDGVNDAPALKLADIGVAMGISGTEVAKEASDMVLADDNFSTIVAAVGEGRSIYNNMKAFIRYMISSNIGEVASIFLTAALGIPEGMIPVQLLWVNLVTDGPPATALGFNPPDKDIMKKPPRRSDDSLITAWILFRYLVIGMYVGVATVGVFIIWYTHSSFMGIDLSQDGHSLVSYSQLAHWGQCSSWEGFKVSPFTAGSQTFSFESNPCEYFHQGKIKASTLSLSVLVAIEMFNSLNALSEDGSLVTMPPWVNPWLLLAMAVSFGLHFVILYVPFLAQVFGIVPLSLNEWLLVLAVSLPVILIDEVLKFVGRLTSGYRYSPRTPSAKQKTE, from the exons CGTCAGTGTTGAGAAAGGGCTAACCACCGATGACGTGGCGAAACGTCATCAGATCTACGGTTTGAACGAGTTAGAGAAGCCTGAGGGAACGTCGCTCTTTAAGTTGATTCTGGAGCAGTTCAACGATACTTTGGTTCGCATTCTCTTGGCGGCGGCCGTTATCTCCTTCGTGTTAGCCTTTGTGGATGGCGACGAAGGCGGTGAGATGGGGATCACGGCCTTCGTCGAGCCGCTTGTGATCTTCCTGATCTTGATCGTGAATGCCATTGTTGGGATCTGGCAAGAGACTAATGCTGAGAAGGCCTTGGAGGCTCTGAAGGAGATTCAGTCTCAGCAGGCGACCGTGACGCGCGACGGGGTGAAAATCTCTAGCTTACCTGCTAAGGAGCTTGTTCCTGGCGACGTTGTGGAGCTCAGGGTGGGTGATAAGGTCCCTGCCGATATGCGTGTGGTGAGGTTGATCAGCTCCACGCTGAGAGTCGAGCAGGGGTCTTTGACGGGAGAGAGCGAGGCGGTTAGTAAGACTACAAAGCCTGTGGAGGAGAACGCTGATATTCAGGGGAAGAAATGTATGGTGTTTGCAGGGACGACGGTTGTTAACGGGAGCTGTGTTTGTTTGGTTACTCACACTGGGATGAGTACCGAGATCGGGAGGGTGCATTCGCAGATTCAAGAAGCTGCGCAGCACGAGGAAGACACTCCTCTCAAGAAGAAGCTCAACGAGTTCGGAGAAGCGCTGACGATGATCATTGGTTTAATCTGCGCGTTGGTTTGGCTCATTAACGTGAAGTACTTTCTCTCCTGGGAGTATGTTGATGGCTGGCCGAGAAACTTTAAGTTCTCATTTGAGAAGTGCACGTACTACTTCGAGATCGCTGTTGCGTTGGCCGTTGCTGCGATTCCGGAAGGTCTTCCAGCTGTTATTACGACATGTTTGGCTCTTGGGACGCGGAAGATGGCTCAGAAGAATGCTCTGGTTAGAAAGTTGCCTAGCGTGGAGACGCTTGGCTGCACGACGGTTATATGTTCTGATAAAACTGGAACTTTGACGACTAATCAGATGGCTGTTTCGAAGCTTGTTGCTATGGGTTCTAGAGTTGGGACTCTTCGGTCTTTTAATGTTGAGGGGACTTCTTTTGATCCACGAGATGGGAAGATTGAAGATTGGCCTGTGGGTAGGATGGATACAAATCTTCAGATGATTGCCAAAATTGCTGCTATTTGTAATGATGCTGATGTTGAGAAATCTGAGAATCAGTTTGTTGCTAGGGGCATGCCTACTGAGGCAGCTTTGAAG GTTTTGGTAGAGAAAATGGGGTTCCCAGAAGGAGCTAATAAAGCTTCATCTTTGGCTGATGGTGATGTCTTAC GTTGTTGTCGGTTATGGAGTGAACTAGAGCAACGGATTGCCACTCTTGAGTTCGACCGAGACAGGAAATCAATGGGAGTTATGGTGGATTCCAGCTCAGGAACGAAACTGTTACTGGTCAAG GGTGCTGTTGAGAATGTATTGGAAAGGAGTACGCATATTCAGTTACTTGATGGTTCAACTCAAGAGCTTGACCAGTACTCAAGGGACCTTATTCTACAAAGCCTACATGATATGTCCATGAGTGCATTAAGGTGTCTCGGATTCGCCTACTCTGATGTTCCATCAGACTTCGCTACTTATGATGGCAGCGAAGACCATCCTGCTCACCAGCAACTCCTCAACCCATCCAATTATTCTTCTATTGAGTCCAATCTAACATTTGTTGGCTTTGTTGGTCTAAGG GATCCTCCGAGGAAAGAGGTGCGTCAAGCCATTGCAGACTGCAGAACAGCAGGTATCCGAGTCATGGTCATAACTGGAGACAACAAGAGCACCGCGGAAGCAATCTGCCGTGAGATTGGAGTGTTTGAGGCAGATGAAGATATCTCCTCGAGAAGCTTGACTGGGAAAGAGTTTATGGATGTTAAAGATCAGAAGAATCATCTGAGGCAAAGTGGAGGGATCTTGTTCTCTAGAGCTGAACCAAAGCACAAGCAAGAGATTGTTAGGTTGCTCAAAGAAGATGGAGAAGTGGTTGCCATGACTGGAGATGGAGTCAATGATGCTCCTGCACTTAAGTTAGCTGATATAGGTGTGGCTATGGGTATCTCTGGCACAGAG GTAGCAAAGGAGGCATCAGACATGGTGTTAGCAGATGATAACTTCAGCACTATTGTGGCAGCTGTTGGTGAAGGCAGGTCCATCTATAACAACATGAAGGCTTTCATCAG GTACATGATCTCTTCCAACATTGGTGAGGTTGCATCAATATTCTTGACAGCTGCACTTGGAATCCCAGAAGGCATGATCCCAGTTCAGCTTCTGTGGGTGAATCTCGTAACAGACGGTCCTCCAGCTACGGCTTTGGGATTCAATCCCCCTGACAAGGATATCATGAAGAAGCCTCCTCGCAGAAGCGATGACTCGCTTATCACTGCCTGGATCCTCTTCCGCTATCTG GTGATTGGTATGTACGTGGGAGTAGCGACGGTGGGAGTATTCATCATATGGTACACACACAGCAGCTTCATGGGCATAGACCTGAGCCAAGACGGTCACAGCCTTGTGAGCTACTCACAGCTAGCTCACTGGGGGCAGTGCTCATCATGGGAAGGCTTCAAAGTCTCTCCTTTCACAGCCGGCTCTCAGACATTCTCCTTCGAGTCAAACCCGTGCGAGTACTTCCACCAGGGGAAGATCAAAGCGTCCACGCTCTCCCTCTCGGTGTTGGTGGCGATTGAGATGTTCAACTCACTGAACGCGCTCTCGGAGGACGGGAGCCTAGTGACGATGCCGCCGTGGGTGAACCCGTGGCTGCTCTTGGCGATGGCGGTGTCGTTTGGGCTGCATTTTGTGATACTGTACGTGCCCTTCTTGGCGCAGGTGTTTGGGATAGTGCCGCTGAGTTTGAACGAGTGGCTGCTGGTGTTGGCGGTGTCGCTTCCTGTGATTCTGATAGATGAAGTTCTCAAGTTTGTAGGGAGGTTGACCAGTGGATACCGTTACTCACCTCGCACTCCCTCTGCGAAGCAAAAGACGGAGTAG